CCTTCGTCAGGGGTAGGAGGGTCGCACCAGAATGGCGTTGCAAACGCGCACACCGAGCTTGATCTCGCGCGCCGTAAAGGCGTTGCTGATGTGGTTTTTCCGGCGTCAGGGCTGGACCGTACAGGGCGTGGTTCCCGAACCGCGCCGCTTTGTCATTATAGCGGCGCCGCATACGTCCAACTGGGATTTTCTCTATTATCTCGGCCTGACACAAACTCTGGGTATCCAGCCGCATTTCATGGCGAAAAAATCGCTGTTCCGCTGGCCGATCACCAACTTTCTGCTCGATATCGGCGGCGTACCGGTCGACCGTTCCAAGGGTGGCAATTATGTGCAGGCGATGATCGATGAATTTGATCGTCGGAAAGAGTTCATGCTGACAATCGCGCCAGAAGGTACGCGCGGGTCGGTCAAGCAATGGAAAACGGGGTTTTACCATATTGCAATGGCTGCCAAGGTGCCCATGGTAGTGGGCATGATGGATTATGGCACCAAAACCGGCGGGCTGGGCCCATTGATCTGGCCGACCGGCGATTATGATGCCGACATGGCGAAGGTCGCCGCAATCTATTCGAGCGTGACGCCGAAGCATCCGGAAAAGCAGATGGCGAGCA
This portion of the Sphingobium sp. genome encodes:
- a CDS encoding lysophospholipid acyltransferase family protein; translation: MALQTRTPSLISRAVKALLMWFFRRQGWTVQGVVPEPRRFVIIAAPHTSNWDFLYYLGLTQTLGIQPHFMAKKSLFRWPITNFLLDIGGVPVDRSKGGNYVQAMIDEFDRRKEFMLTIAPEGTRGSVKQWKTGFYHIAMAAKVPMVVGMMDYGTKTGGLGPLIWPTGDYDADMAKVAAIYSSVTPKHPEKQMASITGVKDA